One Pseudomonas sp. FP1742 genomic window carries:
- a CDS encoding type VI secretion system tip protein VgrG — MLDANATHISLTLEGVSVDLQVLSFVGREALNQPFCFDIELVSARPDLKLEELLHKPGCLTFGATGQGKIHGLVYRIEQGDSGKSLTRYSISLVPQLAYLRHNHDQQIFQQLSVPKIIAQVLEARGILADAYSFQLGAIYPERVYCVQYDESDLHFIQRLCEEEGIHFHFQHSASGHKLVFGDDQTVFRKLAPVSYQQDSGMAAEKPVIKRFNLRLETRTTRVSRRDYDFEKPRLLPESAAKSAFAPDLEDYDYPGRFTDRARGKQLATRALERHRSDYQLAEGKGDVPTLVSGHFLALSEHPRAEWNDLWLLLEIVHEGKQPQVLGENITSDVTDSKDDFHQGYRNRFLATPWDAHYRPALEHPKPQVLGSQTAFVTGPPGEEIHCDEYGRVKVQFHWDRDGQADDKTSCWLRVASGWAGNAYGGIAIPRVGMEVLVTFLEGDPDQPLITGCLYHKENVVPYDLPANKTRSTFKTLSSPGGKGYNEFRIEDKKGAEQIYLHAQRDWDENIEHDQKIRVGNERHDTVEANVFSEFKVEEHRITHLDRKTEARADDHLTVGVTQHVKIGTAQFVEAGQEIHYHAGEKVVVEGGMELTAKAGGSFVKIDAGGVTISGAEVKTNSGGSPGVGTGIQILGPLLPGLADKDKFGKLLENAPRSHKARYLLQDEKTGEPLVGSPYTLKLGDGTRIAGYTNEEGKTFLAHSTDPTEVELLTPIRKPEPEEPLIRAGESAPKEMTLDFKNANTEG; from the coding sequence ATGCTGGACGCAAACGCAACCCATATCTCCCTCACCCTCGAAGGCGTTTCCGTCGACCTGCAAGTGCTCAGCTTCGTCGGTCGCGAAGCCCTCAACCAGCCGTTCTGTTTCGACATCGAACTGGTCAGCGCCCGCCCCGACCTGAAACTCGAAGAGCTGCTGCACAAGCCCGGTTGCCTGACCTTCGGCGCCACCGGCCAGGGCAAAATCCATGGCCTGGTGTACCGCATCGAGCAAGGCGATTCCGGCAAGAGCCTGACCCGCTACAGCATCAGCCTGGTGCCGCAACTGGCCTACCTGCGCCACAACCACGACCAGCAGATTTTCCAGCAGCTCAGCGTGCCGAAGATCATCGCCCAGGTCCTCGAGGCCCGCGGCATTCTGGCCGACGCCTACAGCTTCCAGCTCGGTGCGATCTACCCCGAGCGCGTGTACTGCGTGCAGTACGACGAATCCGACCTGCATTTCATCCAGCGCCTGTGCGAAGAAGAAGGCATCCACTTCCACTTCCAGCACTCGGCCAGCGGCCACAAGCTGGTGTTCGGCGATGACCAGACGGTGTTCCGCAAACTGGCGCCGGTGAGCTACCAGCAGGACTCCGGCATGGCCGCCGAAAAACCGGTGATCAAACGCTTCAACCTGCGCCTGGAAACCCGCACCACCCGCGTCAGCCGCCGCGACTACGACTTCGAAAAACCGCGCCTGTTGCCGGAAAGCGCAGCCAAAAGCGCGTTCGCCCCGGACCTCGAAGACTACGACTACCCCGGTCGTTTCACCGACCGCGCGCGCGGCAAGCAACTGGCAACCCGTGCCCTGGAGCGCCATCGCAGCGACTACCAACTGGCCGAAGGCAAAGGCGACGTACCGACCCTGGTCAGCGGCCACTTCCTGGCCCTCAGCGAACACCCGCGCGCCGAGTGGAACGACCTCTGGCTGCTGCTGGAAATCGTCCATGAAGGCAAACAGCCGCAAGTGCTCGGCGAGAACATCACCAGTGACGTCACCGACAGCAAGGACGATTTCCACCAGGGCTACCGCAACCGCTTCCTCGCCACCCCGTGGGACGCCCACTATCGCCCCGCCCTGGAACACCCGAAACCGCAAGTGCTGGGCAGCCAGACCGCCTTCGTCACCGGCCCGCCAGGGGAAGAAATCCACTGCGACGAATACGGCCGGGTCAAGGTGCAATTCCACTGGGACCGCGACGGCCAGGCCGACGACAAGACCAGCTGCTGGCTACGCGTCGCCAGCGGCTGGGCCGGCAATGCCTACGGCGGCATCGCCATCCCGCGGGTCGGCATGGAAGTGCTCGTCACCTTCCTCGAAGGCGACCCCGACCAACCGCTGATCACCGGCTGCCTGTACCACAAGGAAAACGTCGTCCCCTACGACCTGCCGGCGAACAAGACCCGCAGCACCTTCAAAACCCTCAGCTCGCCGGGCGGCAAGGGCTACAACGAGTTTCGCATCGAAGACAAGAAAGGCGCGGAACAGATCTACCTGCACGCCCAGCGCGACTGGGATGAAAACATCGAGCACGACCAGAAGATCCGCGTCGGCAATGAACGGCATGACACGGTCGAGGCCAATGTGTTCAGCGAGTTCAAGGTAGAAGAGCACCGGATTACCCATCTGGACCGCAAGACCGAAGCACGGGCGGATGATCACCTCACCGTGGGCGTGACCCAGCACGTGAAGATCGGCACGGCGCAGTTTGTCGAGGCGGGTCAGGAGATTCACTACCACGCTGGGGAGAAGGTAGTGGTTGAGGGTGGCATGGAGCTGACGGCCAAGGCTGGCGGGAGCTTTGTGAAGATTGATGCCGGAGGTGTGACCATCAGTGGCGCGGAGGTCAAGACCAACTCGGGCGGCTCGCCTGGAGTTGGTACTGGCATTCAGATATTGGGGCCTCTTTTGCCTGGTCTGGCTGATAAAGACAAGTTCGGGAAACTGCTCGAAAATGCACCTCGCAGTCACAAAGCACGGTATCTGCTTCAGGACGAAAAAACAGGCGAACCGTTAGTAGGAAGCCCTTACACATTGAAGCTGGGCGACGGCACACGTATCGCCGGTTACACCAACGAAGAAGGAAAGACCTTTCTGGCCCATAGCACCGACCCGACCGAAGTGGAGCTGTTGACGCCAATTCGTAAACCGGAGCCTGAAGAGCCATTGATCAGGGCAGGTGAAAGTGCGCCAAAGGAAATGACCCTGGATTTCAAAAACGCCAACACGGAGGGCTGA
- a CDS encoding carbohydrate ABC transporter permease, translating to MNTSTTVKAHMDIPQPVRKSRLSNPGWFLVSPSVALLLLWMIVPLGMTVYFSMIRYNLLYPGENEFVGLENFSYFLSDSGFLPGATNTLLLVGSVLLVSVVFGVLISALLEASEFLGRGIVRVMLISPFFIMPTVGALIWKNLIFHPVSGILASIWKLFGAQPVDWLAHYPLLSIIIIVSWQWLPFAILILMTAMQSLDQEQKEAARLDGAGPIAIFWHLTLPHLARPIAVVVMIETIFLLSVFAEIFTTTNGGPGYASTNLAYLIYNQALVQFDVGMASAGGLIAVVIANIAAIVLVRMIGKNLTDKA from the coding sequence ATGAATACTTCAACCACTGTCAAAGCTCACATGGACATCCCCCAGCCGGTGCGTAAAAGCCGGTTGAGCAACCCCGGCTGGTTTCTGGTCAGCCCCTCGGTGGCGTTGCTGCTGCTGTGGATGATCGTGCCGCTGGGCATGACCGTTTACTTTTCGATGATCCGCTACAACCTGCTCTACCCCGGTGAAAACGAATTCGTGGGGCTGGAGAACTTCAGCTATTTCCTGAGCGATTCGGGTTTCCTGCCCGGCGCTACCAACACCCTGTTGCTGGTGGGCAGTGTGTTGCTGGTCAGCGTGGTGTTCGGTGTGTTGATCAGCGCATTGCTGGAGGCCAGTGAGTTTCTCGGTCGCGGCATCGTGCGGGTGATGTTGATCTCGCCGTTCTTCATCATGCCCACCGTCGGTGCGCTGATCTGGAAGAACCTGATCTTTCATCCGGTCTCGGGGATTCTCGCCTCCATCTGGAAGCTGTTCGGCGCGCAGCCGGTGGACTGGCTGGCGCACTACCCGCTGCTGTCGATCATCATCATTGTGTCCTGGCAATGGCTGCCCTTCGCGATCCTGATCCTGATGACCGCCATGCAGTCCCTCGACCAGGAACAGAAAGAAGCCGCGCGCCTGGACGGTGCCGGCCCGATTGCCATCTTCTGGCACCTGACCCTGCCGCACCTGGCCCGGCCGATCGCGGTGGTGGTGATGATCGAAACCATCTTCCTGCTGTCGGTGTTCGCCGAAATCTTCACCACCACCAACGGCGGCCCCGGCTACGCCTCGACCAACCTCGCCTACTTGATCTACAACCAGGCGCTGGTGCAGTTCGACGTCGGCATGGCCTCCGCCGGTGGTTTGATCGCGGTGGTGATTGCCAACATCGCGGCCATCGTGCTGGTGCGCATGATCGGCAAAAACCTGACAGACAAAGCCTGA
- a CDS encoding ABC transporter ATP-binding protein — translation MANLKIKNLQKGFEGFSIIKGIDLEVNDKEFVVFVGPSGCGKSTLLRLIAGLEEVSGGTIELDGRDITEVSPAKRDLAMVFQTYALYPHMSVRKNMSFALDLAGVAKAEVEKKVGEAARILELGPMLERKPKQLSGGQRQRVAIGRAIVRNPKIFLFDEPLSNLDAALRVQMRLELLRLHKELQATMIYVTHDQVEAMTMADKVVVLNGGKIEQVGSPLDLYHQPANLFVAGFLGTPKMGFLKGKVTRVDSRGCEVLLDAGTRITLPLSAANLSVGGAVTLGIRPEHLELAQPGDCTLQVTADVSERLGSDTFCHVLTSSGEALTMRVRGDLASRYGETLSLHLDAEHCHLFDADGVALTRPLRAAA, via the coding sequence ATGGCCAACCTGAAAATCAAAAATCTGCAAAAAGGCTTCGAAGGTTTTTCCATCATCAAAGGCATCGACCTGGAAGTGAACGACAAGGAATTCGTGGTGTTCGTCGGCCCGTCGGGTTGCGGCAAGTCCACCCTGCTGCGGCTGATCGCCGGCCTTGAGGAAGTCAGCGGCGGCACCATCGAGCTCGATGGCCGCGACATCACCGAAGTCAGCCCGGCCAAGCGCGACCTGGCGATGGTGTTCCAGACCTACGCCCTGTACCCGCACATGAGCGTGCGTAAAAACATGTCGTTCGCCCTCGACCTGGCCGGTGTAGCGAAAGCCGAAGTCGAGAAGAAGGTCGGCGAAGCAGCGCGCATTCTAGAGCTCGGGCCGATGCTCGAACGCAAACCGAAACAGCTGTCCGGCGGTCAGCGTCAGCGCGTGGCCATCGGCCGGGCCATCGTGCGCAACCCGAAAATCTTCCTGTTCGACGAACCGCTGTCCAACCTCGACGCCGCCCTGCGGGTGCAAATGCGCCTGGAACTGTTGCGCCTGCACAAAGAACTGCAAGCCACCATGATCTACGTGACCCACGATCAGGTCGAAGCGATGACCATGGCCGACAAAGTCGTCGTGCTCAATGGCGGCAAGATCGAGCAGGTCGGTTCGCCACTGGACCTGTATCACCAGCCGGCCAACCTGTTTGTCGCAGGTTTTCTCGGCACACCGAAAATGGGCTTCCTCAAAGGCAAAGTCACCCGTGTCGACAGCCGGGGCTGCGAAGTGCTGCTGGACGCCGGCACCCGCATCACTCTGCCGCTGAGCGCTGCCAACCTGAGCGTCGGCGGCGCGGTGACCCTGGGCATTCGCCCGGAACACCTGGAGTTGGCGCAACCTGGCGACTGCACGTTGCAAGTCACCGCCGATGTCAGCGAACGTTTGGGCAGCGACACCTTCTGCCATGTGCTGACGTCTTCCGGTGAAGCGTTGACCATGCGCGTTCGCGGCGATCTGGCCAGCCGTTATGGCGAAACCCTGAGCCTGCACCTGGACGCCGAACACTGCCATTTATTCGATGCCGACGGCGTGGCGCTGACCCGTCCACTGCGCGCCGCAGCCTGA
- a CDS encoding carbohydrate ABC transporter permease: protein MTLQQSRRLQSLLLGTLAWAIAIVIFFPIFWMVLTSFKTEIDAFATPPQFIFMPTLENYLHINERSDYFSFAWNSVVISFSATALCLLIAVPAAYSMAFYETQRTKGTLLWMLSTKMLPPVGVLMPIYLLAKSFGLLDTRIALIVIYTLINLPIVVWMVYTYFKDIPKDILEAARLDGATLWQEMVRVLLPIAKGGLASTVLLSLILCWNEAFWSLNLTSSKAAPLTALIASYSSPEGLFWAKLSAVSTLACAPILIFGWISQKQLVRGLSFGAVK, encoded by the coding sequence ATGACTCTTCAACAATCCCGTCGTCTGCAAAGCCTGCTGCTCGGTACCCTGGCCTGGGCCATCGCGATCGTGATTTTCTTCCCGATCTTCTGGATGGTGCTGACCAGTTTCAAGACCGAAATCGACGCGTTCGCCACGCCGCCGCAGTTCATCTTCATGCCGACGCTGGAGAACTACCTGCACATCAACGAGCGTAGCGATTACTTCAGCTTCGCCTGGAACTCGGTGGTGATTTCCTTCAGCGCCACGGCATTGTGCCTGCTGATTGCGGTGCCGGCGGCCTACTCCATGGCGTTCTACGAAACCCAGCGCACCAAAGGCACGCTGCTGTGGATGCTCTCCACCAAGATGCTGCCGCCAGTAGGCGTGCTGATGCCGATCTACCTGTTGGCCAAGAGCTTTGGCCTGCTGGATACGCGAATCGCGCTGATCGTGATCTACACGCTGATCAACCTGCCGATCGTGGTCTGGATGGTTTACACCTACTTCAAAGACATCCCCAAGGACATCCTCGAAGCGGCACGCCTGGACGGTGCCACCCTGTGGCAGGAAATGGTCCGGGTGCTGCTGCCGATCGCCAAGGGCGGCCTGGCTTCCACGGTGTTGCTGTCGCTGATCCTGTGCTGGAACGAGGCGTTCTGGTCGCTGAACCTGACCTCGTCCAAAGCCGCGCCACTGACCGCGTTGATCGCCTCTTATTCAAGCCCCGAAGGTTTGTTCTGGGCCAAGTTGTCGGCGGTGTCGACCCTGGCTTGCGCGCCGATCCTGATCTTCGGCTGGATCAGCCAGAAACAGCTGGTCCGCGGCCTGTCGTTTGGCGCCGTGAAATAG
- a CDS encoding sugar ABC transporter substrate-binding protein, whose protein sequence is MQPSVKALLALTCMTLSSVSLGAQTLTIATVNNSDMIRMQKLSKTFEAEHPDIKLNWVVLEENVLRQRLTTDIATQGGQFDVLTIGMYEAALWGAKGWLEPMKDLPANYALDDVFPSVREGLSVKGSLYALPFYAESSITYYRTDLFKEAGLTMPERPTWEQIGEFASKLTHKDKEQYGICLRGKAGWGENMALITTVANAYGARWFDEKWQPEFTGPEWKNALNFYVDTMKKSGPPGASSNGFNENLALFNSGKCAIWVDASVAGSFVTDKTQSKVSDHVGFTYAPHQVTDKGSAWLYSWALAIPTSSKAKEAAKTFSAWATSREYGALVAEKDGIANVPPGTRASTYTEAYMNAAPFAKVTLESLKAADPSKPSLKPVPYIGIQLVTIPEFQAVGTQVGKLFSAALIGQTTVDQALTAAQSTTEREMKRAGYPK, encoded by the coding sequence ATGCAACCTTCTGTAAAAGCTCTGCTTGCCCTCACCTGCATGACCCTCAGCAGCGTCAGCCTCGGCGCTCAGACCTTGACCATCGCCACCGTCAACAACAGCGACATGATCCGCATGCAAAAGCTCTCGAAAACCTTCGAGGCCGAGCATCCGGACATCAAACTCAATTGGGTGGTGCTTGAAGAAAACGTCCTGCGCCAACGCCTGACCACCGACATCGCAACCCAGGGCGGACAGTTCGATGTGTTGACCATCGGCATGTACGAAGCTGCACTCTGGGGCGCCAAGGGTTGGCTGGAACCGATGAAGGACTTGCCGGCCAACTACGCCCTCGACGACGTTTTCCCTTCGGTGCGTGAAGGTCTTTCGGTCAAGGGCTCTCTCTATGCCCTGCCGTTCTACGCTGAAAGCTCCATCACCTATTACCGCACCGACCTGTTCAAGGAAGCCGGGCTGACCATGCCGGAACGCCCGACCTGGGAACAGATCGGCGAATTCGCCAGCAAACTCACCCATAAAGATAAAGAACAGTACGGCATCTGCCTGCGCGGCAAGGCTGGCTGGGGCGAAAACATGGCGCTGATCACCACTGTCGCCAACGCCTATGGCGCTCGCTGGTTCGATGAGAAATGGCAGCCGGAATTCACCGGTCCTGAGTGGAAAAATGCGCTGAACTTCTATGTCGACACCATGAAGAAGTCCGGCCCGCCTGGCGCATCGAGCAACGGCTTCAACGAAAACCTGGCGCTGTTCAACAGCGGCAAGTGCGCGATCTGGGTCGATGCCAGTGTGGCCGGCTCGTTCGTGACCGACAAAACCCAAAGCAAGGTCAGCGACCACGTCGGCTTTACTTACGCACCGCATCAGGTCACCGACAAAGGTTCGGCCTGGCTGTATTCCTGGGCGCTGGCCATCCCGACCAGTTCCAAGGCCAAGGAAGCGGCGAAAACCTTCAGCGCCTGGGCCACATCCAGGGAATACGGTGCTCTGGTCGCGGAAAAGGACGGCATCGCCAACGTACCGCCAGGCACACGCGCCTCGACCTACACCGAGGCCTATATGAACGCCGCGCCGTTCGCCAAGGTGACGCTGGAATCGCTGAAAGCCGCGGACCCGAGCAAACCGTCCCTCAAGCCCGTGCCCTACATCGGCATCCAGTTGGTGACGATTCCTGAATTCCAGGCCGTAGGCACCCAGGTCGGCAAGCTGTTCTCGGCCGCGTTGATCGGCCAGACCACGGTCGACCAGGCCCTGACCGCCGCCCAGTCAACCACCGAACGTGAGATGAAGCGCGCCGGTTATCCCAAATAA
- a CDS encoding carbohydrate kinase, which translates to MYLVCGEALFDFFSEDDASGLASKVNFKAIAGGSPFNVAVGLRRLGVDAALFAGLSTDYLGRRLQQVLQDEGVRPDYLVDFAAPTTLAMVAVGANGSPHYSFRGEGCADRQLSLAHLPQLGPEVRGLHIGSFSLVVQPVADTLLALVQRESGKRLISLDPNVRLNPEPNIELWRSRIATLVELADLIKVSDEDLSLLYPEQDPQRVIESWLEHRCQLVFLTRGGQGATVFSRAHGTWSVPACSVKIADTVGAGDTFQAALITWLTEQQLDSVAGVQRLSREQIDAMLRFAVSAAALTCSKTGPDLPYRRQLS; encoded by the coding sequence ATGTATCTGGTGTGTGGTGAAGCGCTGTTCGATTTCTTCAGCGAAGACGATGCCAGCGGCCTGGCATCCAAAGTGAATTTCAAGGCAATTGCCGGCGGCTCACCATTCAACGTCGCGGTGGGTTTGCGCCGCTTGGGCGTGGATGCCGCGCTGTTTGCCGGACTGTCGACCGACTACCTCGGCCGCCGCTTGCAGCAAGTGCTGCAGGATGAAGGTGTGCGCCCGGATTACCTCGTGGACTTTGCCGCGCCGACCACGCTGGCGATGGTCGCGGTCGGTGCCAACGGCTCGCCTCACTACAGCTTTCGCGGCGAAGGCTGCGCGGATCGGCAACTGAGCCTGGCGCATTTGCCGCAACTGGGGCCTGAAGTGCGCGGCTTGCACATCGGCTCGTTCTCGCTGGTGGTGCAACCGGTTGCCGATACCTTGCTGGCACTGGTACAGCGTGAAAGCGGCAAACGCCTGATCAGCCTCGACCCGAACGTGCGCCTGAATCCCGAGCCGAACATCGAGTTGTGGCGTTCGCGGATCGCCACGCTGGTGGAGCTGGCGGACCTGATCAAGGTCAGCGATGAAGACTTGAGCCTGTTGTATCCCGAACAGGATCCCCAGCGCGTGATCGAAAGCTGGCTGGAGCATCGCTGTCAGCTGGTGTTCCTGACCCGTGGCGGTCAGGGCGCAACGGTGTTCAGCCGGGCTCATGGCACATGGTCGGTGCCGGCCTGCTCGGTGAAGATTGCCGACACTGTTGGGGCCGGCGATACCTTCCAGGCGGCGCTGATTACCTGGCTGACCGAGCAGCAGCTGGATTCGGTTGCGGGTGTGCAGCGGCTGAGCCGTGAGCAGATTGACGCGATGCTCAGGTTTGCGGTGAGCGCTGCAGCGTTGACCTGCAGCAAGACCGGGCCGGATTTGCCGTATCGGCGGCAGTTGAGCTGA
- a CDS encoding mannitol dehydrogenase family protein: MKLNKSNLNRLAPEVVLPAYTLSDTRQGIAHIGVGGFHRAHQAYYTDALMNTGEALDWAICGVGLRAEDRRARDDLKEQDYLFTLFELGDTDDTEVRVIGAIRDMLLAEDGAEALIDKLASPEIRIVSLTITEGGYCIDDSNGEFMAHLPQIQHDLSNPNAPKTVFGFLCAALAKRRAAGTPAFTLMSCDNLPHNGAVTRKALLAFASLRDADLRDWIERNVSFPNAMVDRITPMTSIEHRLQLHDKHSIDDAWPVVCEPFVQWVLEDKFVNGRPAWEKVGVQFTDDVTPYEEMKIKLLNGSHLALTYLGFLKGYRFVHETMNDPLFVRYMRAYMDLDVTPQLAPVPGIDLTEYKNTLVARFSNQAIADQLERVCSDGSSKFPKFTVPTLNRLIADGRETKRAALVVAAWALYLKGVDENGQTYAIPDPRAAFCQALVADDALITQQLLEVEEIFGTAIPRSLEFVAAFEWCCNSLREVGVTRTLERVLA; this comes from the coding sequence ATGAAACTGAATAAGTCCAACCTCAACCGCCTCGCCCCCGAGGTGGTCCTGCCCGCCTACACCCTGAGCGACACCCGCCAGGGCATCGCGCACATTGGCGTCGGCGGTTTCCACCGCGCCCATCAGGCGTACTACACCGACGCCTTGATGAACACCGGCGAAGCGCTGGACTGGGCCATCTGCGGCGTTGGCCTGCGCGCCGAAGACCGTCGCGCCCGGGACGATCTCAAAGAACAGGATTACCTGTTCACCTTGTTTGAACTGGGCGATACCGACGACACCGAAGTGCGAGTCATCGGCGCCATCCGCGACATGCTGCTGGCCGAAGACGGCGCCGAAGCGCTGATCGATAAACTGGCCAGCCCCGAGATCCGCATCGTCTCGCTGACCATCACCGAGGGCGGCTATTGCATCGACGACAGCAACGGCGAGTTCATGGCGCACTTGCCGCAGATCCAGCACGACCTGAGCAATCCGAACGCGCCGAAAACCGTGTTCGGTTTCCTCTGCGCCGCGCTGGCCAAACGACGTGCAGCCGGCACGCCCGCGTTCACGCTGATGTCCTGCGATAACCTGCCGCACAACGGCGCGGTGACCCGTAAAGCCTTGCTCGCATTCGCCAGCCTGCGCGATGCCGACCTGCGGGACTGGATCGAGCGCAACGTCAGCTTTCCAAACGCCATGGTCGACCGCATCACACCGATGACCAGCATCGAGCATCGTCTGCAACTGCACGACAAGCACAGTATCGACGACGCTTGGCCGGTGGTCTGCGAACCCTTTGTGCAGTGGGTGCTGGAAGACAAATTCGTCAACGGTCGCCCGGCCTGGGAAAAAGTCGGCGTGCAGTTCACCGACGACGTCACGCCTTACGAAGAAATGAAGATCAAACTGCTCAACGGCAGTCACCTGGCCCTGACCTACCTGGGGTTCTTGAAGGGTTACCGCTTCGTTCACGAAACCATGAACGACCCGCTGTTCGTACGCTACATGCGCGCCTACATGGACCTGGACGTGACACCGCAATTGGCGCCGGTGCCGGGCATCGATTTAACCGAATACAAAAACACCCTGGTGGCGCGCTTCTCCAATCAGGCGATTGCCGATCAGCTGGAGCGGGTGTGTTCGGACGGCTCATCGAAGTTTCCGAAATTCACCGTGCCGACCCTCAACCGCTTGATCGCCGACGGCCGCGAGACCAAACGTGCGGCGCTGGTGGTGGCGGCCTGGGCGCTGTACCTCAAAGGCGTGGATGAGAACGGCCAGACCTATGCAATTCCGGATCCGCGGGCGGCGTTCTGTCAGGCGCTGGTGGCCGATGATGCGTTGATCACCCAGCAGCTGCTGGAGGTCGAGGAGATTTTCGGCACGGCGATCCCGCGTTCGCTGGAGTTTGTGGCGGCGTTCGAGTGGTGCTGCAACAGCTTGCGGGAAGTTGGGGTGACTCGGACGTTGGAGCGGGTTTTGGCGTAA
- the xylB gene encoding xylulokinase, with amino-acid sequence MANQQLFLGIDCGTQGTKAVILDAHSGQVLGQGAAVHSLISGPNGRREQDTTQWLEAFTQATRRALLAADVDGQNILGIGVSGQQHGLVLLDDHGQVLRPAKLWCDTESTPENERLLAHLGGEKGSLERLGIVIAPGYTVSKLLWTKEQHPEIFARIARILLPHDYLNYWLTGRSCSEYGDASGTGYFNVRTRQWDLQLLRDIDPSGRLQAALPELIDARQPVGTILPGIAEHLGINPKALVSSGGGDNMMGAIGTGNIQPGAITMSLGSSGTVYAYAEQAHVSPDASVATFCSSSGGWLPLICTMNLTNATGAIRELFELDIEQFNALVEHAPIGAEGVCMLPFLNGERVPALPHASGSLLGLTMTNLTRANLCRAVVEGTTFGLRYGLDLLRHNGLQSRSICLIGGGSKSPVWRQIVADIMNTPVICTEQSEAAALGAAIQAAWCTSWTNGHEDSLADLCERCVKLDPASETLPIAENVLACQQAYERYQQHVATL; translated from the coding sequence ATGGCAAACCAACAACTATTCCTGGGCATCGACTGCGGCACCCAAGGCACCAAAGCCGTGATCCTCGACGCGCACAGCGGTCAGGTCCTCGGCCAGGGCGCTGCTGTCCACAGCCTCATCAGCGGCCCCAATGGCCGTCGCGAGCAAGACACCACCCAGTGGCTGGAAGCCTTTACCCAGGCCACCCGTCGTGCGTTGCTCGCCGCGGATGTCGACGGTCAAAACATCCTGGGCATCGGCGTTTCCGGCCAGCAACATGGCCTGGTGCTGCTCGACGATCACGGCCAGGTACTGCGCCCGGCCAAGCTTTGGTGCGACACCGAATCCACCCCGGAGAACGAGCGCTTGCTCGCCCACCTGGGCGGTGAAAAAGGCTCACTGGAACGCCTCGGCATCGTCATTGCGCCCGGCTACACCGTGTCCAAACTGCTCTGGACCAAAGAACAGCACCCGGAAATTTTCGCCCGCATCGCCCGTATCCTGCTGCCCCATGACTACCTCAACTATTGGCTCACCGGCCGTAGTTGCAGCGAGTACGGCGATGCGTCGGGCACCGGTTATTTCAACGTGCGCACGCGTCAGTGGGACTTGCAACTGCTGCGCGACATCGACCCCAGCGGGCGCCTGCAAGCCGCGCTCCCGGAGCTGATCGATGCCCGTCAGCCGGTCGGTACGATCCTGCCAGGCATCGCCGAGCATCTGGGCATCAACCCCAAGGCCCTGGTCTCCAGCGGCGGTGGCGACAATATGATGGGCGCCATCGGCACCGGCAACATACAGCCCGGCGCAATCACCATGAGCCTCGGCTCTTCGGGGACGGTCTACGCCTATGCCGAGCAGGCGCACGTCAGTCCGGACGCCTCGGTGGCAACGTTCTGTTCCTCCAGCGGCGGCTGGTTGCCGCTGATCTGCACCATGAACCTGACCAATGCCACCGGCGCGATTCGCGAGTTGTTCGAACTGGATATCGAGCAGTTCAACGCCTTGGTCGAACACGCGCCGATTGGTGCTGAAGGCGTGTGCATGCTGCCCTTCCTCAACGGTGAACGCGTTCCCGCCCTGCCCCATGCCAGCGGCAGCCTGCTGGGGTTGACCATGACCAATCTGACCCGGGCCAATTTGTGCCGCGCCGTGGTGGAAGGCACCACCTTCGGTTTGCGTTACGGGCTGGACCTGCTGCGCCACAATGGCTTACAAAGCCGCAGCATCTGCCTGATCGGTGGCGGCTCGAAGAGCCCGGTGTGGCGGCAGATCGTCGCCGACATCATGAATACGCCAGTGATTTGTACCGAACAGAGCGAGGCCGCGGCCCTTGGCGCAGCGATTCAGGCGGCGTGGTGCACGTCTTGGACAAACGGCCACGAAGACAGCCTGGCGGATTTGTGCGAGCGCTGTGTGAAGCTCGATCCGGCCAGTGAAACCTTGCCGATTGCAGAAAATGTACTGGCCTGTCAGCAGGCCTATGAACGCTATCAACAGCATGTCGCAACCCTTTAA